ACAGTATCCCAACCTCAATTTTGCTGATTCTAAAAGTAAACACAGGCTCATttcattgttgctattattataaattaagagGATAGtgaaaataatacacataaaaaacTCTAAATTAATGATTCTTGGTACCCAGCTTAGTTTCTGAATTATCTTAAAAGAGTTCATGGAAATATAAAGATGAGATGGTAGCTTTCATCCAAACTACCTACTTCCAGGTAGGCCAGCAGATCTAAACCTAGACATCAGCTCAAGACTTGCCACTCAGGAATTCTAGTTAGGGAGGCACCCATTTCACTAGAACCTTGTCCCAAAAAGTTCTCATTGGGGCTTAGCCTCACACATTGAAATGAAGAAattttctaacttatttttataaagttagtATTACTAAAGTATGATAATACTTTATAATACTATTAATACTTTATAATACTAAAATAGTATTACTACATAGTATTACTATTTAGCTTTACAGAAGAGATTTGAGGAACTTTATAAGAACACAAGGAAAAACATTAAGATCAGAATCTAGAAAAAATATAGATCAAGAAAGAATACAGACATGGCAGGCAATTAAGTCCTACATAATTATTAAAAGTAAGcctaatttttatttgagatttctctCAGAAATGGAGGGCAATCAATAAATTATCTGCATTGTCtgtaagaaaaaggcaaattttcTCACATGATTTAAAGCTTTTCCTGAAATAGGTCTGAATAAAATTTCTCATTTGGATTCTGGATAATGTTTCTTCATTATCTTCACAAAAAGGAATAGCAGACATCATTCAgctgattattgatttttttttttttaaagattttattcatttattttgacaaagagagacagccagcgagagagggaacacaagcagggggagtgggagaggaagaagcaggctcccagcagaggagcccgatgtgggactcgatcccggaacgccaggatcacgtcctgagccgaaggcagccgcctaacgactgcgctacccaggagcccctgattattgattttttaaaattagtaaattaTAATCTCACATGGCTTAAAGTCCTAAACTTTGAAAATTCAAGCAGAAGTCATGAAATGAGAGCTAGTAAAATTACTACTGACACCAAACATTATCAGCTGCAACTATTAAGATGAGATCCTAACATTTTCAGTGAGGACTTGGCAGTGGATACTTAGGCCAAGCTGAGTTTCctagaaaaaaagggggagggtgTGGCAAGCACCCTGTTACCTACTACTTCCGTTATCTTACACGTTTTTATTGTTGCAGTGATGGCATTGTAATTACTTATTTACAGATCTCTCCCTTGAACATGTGGACTCCAACCCCTAGCTCAGTGCCAAGCACACAAaatatactcaataaatgttcactgaattGAGTACTGATATAAAGACAACCTAGATCAGGAAAATATTGGAAGTGTTATATTAGTAAAATAGCTACGTCTACAATTCCTACTgatgaaaacacacagaaaacacacacacacacactaaaaaatgATTCAGAACATGAAACATGTCCCAGAGCCCTGAAACTTTTCAGAGCTTTACTTGATTTTTCCATAGAAGTACCTAGTCTTACTGTGGCATTTCATATGCTCCAGAACTGACCCATTCCATAAAGACAGGAATATCTACACTGGCTAAATACAAACACCACATTAAAAACATTCAAATTATCTGGGAGAGCAGGGATCTGCATTCAGGAAAGTAGCGTTCATTATAATTCAAGGTAAAACTTCCCTATGACAGCTTCTCAAAATGAACTGGTTTTGAAGAAAATTGTTCTGAAGTTATTACACATATTGCTGCCCTAGCAACCATAGCTAAAATTTTAATGATTGAGTCATTAGGAGGATGTACTATAGCACGTTTTTAAAACTTTCTCAGAGCCAGACATACTATAATTTCTCTGCCTTCCTAGTGATTCTTCTCTATGATGACCCAGATTGTGTTCCCATACCCCATTTCCCAATTTCTGCtatctttgctttttctcctatcccttccctcattttttcctccattcttaTCCCTCCTTGCCTTTGATATTACGGGGGCTTATTTTCTATCACCCTCAATAGCCAGTGagagctttcttttccttctgctttcacaaAATGATTAGTCACATCCTGTATTCGGTAACCTTCAGTGTCTCTTGATTCTGATCACTGACTTTTCTGCACTTCAATTTTTCTACGTTCATTATTCCAGGCAACTGAAGGTGCCTGTGGTTGAAGGGTGGCGGAGACGGCAGTGCCAATaagtcaaaatattattttatggttATCCTTTTCCTCATACActcccttttctgttttcaattaaTGTTCAAAGTATAGTATAGAAATTCCTATCAATGGTCCAGTTCCTATATTAGGTCTTTAAAAGATTCCAGAAAGCGGTAATGTGCAGatcaagaaaataagtaaaataaaggacTCAGTGGAAACTAAAACTTCTAGACCATTTAGCATTAATGCATAAACATGCAGAAACTACATTCTTTTTAGGCAATAAGGATTTTTGTCTAAAAGAAAGGTAATAAATGTGCTATCAACTTAGAAAAACTGAGAGTCTCTTCCTTTCTTAATGTTTTCACTTTGTCTACTAGCACTATAATTTTAggaaagcatttaacaaaaataaaacctttaagttAACTATTTCTACTGTGTAATACAAAAAGTtttaagaatatgtattctgGTATGCCTCAAATTATATCTTTGCTCTTAATTGTATCAAAATAAGGTAATAAACTCTGAAAAACATTCAAATTCTTTTTGTATGAAATTTAGTTAAAAGAACCCACTGCTAAAACCACAGTGTAAATTGATGAAACAGAGCTACAAATGTACCCTAAGCCCAGGCTCTGAatctatttgcatattttaacatTAAGTGTATTTATGCGATTTGGGCCTGTTTCCTGGTTTGGAAGTATATTTGAGGTAGGGTGAAATGAAAGCAAGTGAATTGTGATTAAtgacaggaaaacaaaatttcaaaccAGCCAGCTCAGTTCATTTGTCCTGTCTCATAGTGCATACCATCAGGTTCTTTAATTACAGGAAGTAGGCTGGTCTGGGATCAGAGCAAACATCTGATGTAGAAAATTCAGTGTAACCTACAGAACGCAATCCCTTTTGGTCATCAAAGAGGGTGTGGAAATGATTTTTGttacaaagaatattttcataatggGATTTTACCTATAAAGATAGTAAAGGCTCATTTACTGAGCAGCCAGTGTTGCATGCCACgtaattattaagaattttatgTGGATTgacatttaatcctcccaacaacctgATCAGCTAGATTTGATTACCATTATCCCTGTTTAATAGATGGGATGTGACCTTGAGTAATTTACTCAAGCTCACTTAGGTTCTGTAACAGGGATTCTAAGCATCAGACACCAGTTAGCACTCTAAATTTCCACGCTATTCTATCTGCCCACCCCCCGTATAAAAAGATGACTATGTTCCATTCAGGTAAAATCCCATCTCTGTCCGATTTTTCACTCCCACAATCCATTTAAAATACATCCTGAAAGAATTTGATCATCATCAGAAGACCTAGTACCTCCAAAGCACAGTTTTGACTTAAAAATTAGAAGATTTTCCCTATTACAATTATTACTTGTAATTTTTACTatgtctaaaatttaaaacatttgaaacgtgaaaaacaataaaacatggcaaaaatttttcatgttttaaaagaacataacCAGTTAGCTGGGGTTCCATTGAAAGTatcttataataaaaacaaactttaatttttcatttaacaacACTAAAGAATGAGGTATATAAATGTTTTAATCACAGACTTTTACTGTATGCAATTAACTGTATTTCACAACTAGCATCTTACAAAAAAGACAGTCCCATTGTGCCTGGAAAAAGTACTGCAATTAAACAGAAAATTACATTACCACGAGAAACCACCAAATATCACAACTGTCAGGgtctacagttttgttttttctcttcttcaaatgtGATCATAGTGTTTTTAAGTGATATTCTGTATCCaggttatgtttttaatttatatttcagaaGTCTCCTAGAAGTGGCTATATATTAAGCAAATGGCTAAAAGAAGCAGGAGACCctagaaaaatttaagaagtacTGTGTGGTTTCTAGGTTGGATTTTTAAATACAACATGAAACACATTATTgtgaacaaaaatgcaaaatctgtagtcagaaaaatattttattggtaaTTTTACATAATAGTAAGTGGGGctgtaaatactttttttatttcagGATATTGATAAATGCATAAACTGGCAGTTTGTGTCTGAAAATAGGGCACTATAACTTTCATAAGAATCATTATAAGAGGCCAATTAAACTGATTTAAGATTAGTTATTTCCCAGTTCTGTGCAACAGTTCCCATTTCTGTATTAATTAGATTCATATTTCTATGACCCTGCACAAGTTTGGGGCAAGACAACAGTGATAAACTATTATTAAGTTAAAGCTTTTCCAAAATTGCAGCCTTTAAAATATgtcaggtttcttttctttttttgccaaatGCTTATAATTACTTGAACTTCAATGTTTTATATTATACAGAAAAATACCAGTGTTCAATGACAAGAGCACTAAACCTGAATTATAAAGCTAAATAATCAATGTTTTATTGTTTACTACTCTGCTAGTAAACATTACAataatgaatgttttaaaagataaacaaaaacaaaaacaaagataaaaccaGAAACATAATTCAGGAACAATAATTTAGTAAAATGTGTCAAAAACATTGGCAACGGTTCATacaaattctttatttaataacaatttttccTATTTAACCACACCAAGTACCAGCAGGTGTATTTAAGAGGATAACCATTAAGAAAATCCTGTTGCAGCAATAGTTGATTAAGTTGATCTTTGACTTGTATACATATAACTATTTGTTTCACAATTctcaaataatacatatttaggCAGCTTGCACTatgttataaaaatttaaattcgtTACATGCCAATAGTAGAGAATTCAAGAATTATGTGTTAGAATTCACTAAACTAAAAGTGAAAATAGACTTACCAATAACACTGCATAATGAATAATTCAACCACATTTTCATGGCACCTTGAACTGTGGAGACCAAAATGTCAAGTCTGAAAATGTTTGGTAGGCATAGACTGCAATAAAGTCTAACAAATTCTAACAAATTTCTATTTTGTGTAAAACGCAAATTATGGATTGTGCATGAATGTTTGTCATGAAAATGTGGTACTTCTTGGCATAATCTGTGTATTTGCATGTTATGACAGAAGTGACTaagaaattggagaaaataaactttaatgaGATTCTCCATTCAATGATGAGGCTTCTCCTCTGGGTGAAGATGACCTGGACATTCCCCTCTCTGTGTTATCAGAGCTAGAGCCACTCTGACTGTGTTGATCTGCAGAAGCAGCACTAGATGCAGGCGGTGACTTCGTTTTCTCCTTAAAGTCTGTAATAATGACTGTCAGATCTCCAACGGTAACTTCCAAATGCTGAGCACTACTCCGATCCACATTTTTCAATCTTGGCCTAAATACAaaagatgataaaattttaaactagCTTTTCTCTCTACCAACTTTCTGAatgtataattaataaattaggtaaaaataacaaaatgaatacaTCTATATTTAAAGCTCTAGATTCATGTATAACTAgccacaaaaatataattaaatgtttcaaaTCATTAACATTAATCAAACCAATCACTGATGAATCTTCAACATGACAAACTATACTCTGGAAGCAATGGTCTCTTAATTGTGCTTTTGTAGCTTTAACATAATTTTGCAGatagtttatcaattttactaaaataaatgttttagaaaagCAATGACATAGTTGGATCACAGAATAAGTTGATAATCGTTAAGGCTGAGTTATATGCAAGGCTGTTACTCCAGAGATGTGCACTGATAAGGGCATCATGATTATCTGTTCTGCCTGTACCCATGAAGATATTAACGGGTTAAAGCCCATGCAAATATCTGTTCAGTATTGTGAATACCACTCCTGGCCTTATGACCAAAAAAGAATCAGCTCAAACACAAATGTCTCTGTATCTagtaagcaaagagagaaagaaagaaaaaatgaaagaaggaaagaaaagaaagcatccTTACATTTAAGCTTATATTGGTGGCCTgtgtttaatttctaatataCCTCTCAAACCCAGAAAAACACTTTcatgatattttataataaaggatatgaaatcttttatttccactttgtATCTCATATCAATGttaaaagagaatattaaatggttcattttattatttcacaagTGCCATAAAACACTCTTCAAATTTACCTGGTTTTCTTATGACTGTTCTTTTTGCTAGttgtttccttttcacttttttctttttctactttatcttttttctctttctttgactgTGTAGGGGGCACAAACTGCTGAGTAACCTGCTGGGCAACCAACTGGGAGACAGGTCGAGGTTTCCTGTGTGCATGttaaaaagaaaggttttttttattataacttaAGAATATATATTCCTTATAAGAATAGCTCAAATTATAAGAATAGGTATATGACATGATTTTCAAGTATAAAAATTCCTCATGTGAGATAATTTAAGCTGCAGTTTAAtagattttatacacacacacgcacacacacacaaattattgTCTTTCCTATCCAACAAAAGCAGAACTATAATAACAGTAAAAGTTATAGCCCAAAATATATGGCCAACCATTAGAATATAACCATTACATGAATCaacatgaaaattattaaaaaagtatATCAAACTGAATGCTCACAGGGAAGCACACATATAAATAAACATGAGTCCTaaaaattaaacttgaaaattTATACTGGAATAATGTTTAAATTTATCCCTTAGCTCTCATAGAAGGAAATATCTAACCATCTGTGACAATGGCTATTGGTTCTTTCCTctaaaatctttcatttattcatttaataaatatttgaatatcaaAATTTCTCACTTTATTGCAAAAATCCTTGAGGTTCCTTATATCTCTAGTCACAATCTCACCATGCTTTTTGACCTTGGCAATTTTCCCAGTCTTTGAGACTTGCCTACtcactcactt
The window above is part of the Ursus arctos isolate Adak ecotype North America unplaced genomic scaffold, UrsArc2.0 scaffold_26, whole genome shotgun sequence genome. Proteins encoded here:
- the YAF2 gene encoding YY1-associated factor 2 isoform X2; translated protein: MCGRAPPPEKKKLDHLPVTGVLLLGNLHRSTFFEVIVNASRTKEPLKFPISGRKPRPVSQLVAQQVTQQFVPPTQSKKEKKDKVEKEKSEKETTSKKNSHKKTRPRLKNVDRSSAQHLEVTVGDLTVIITDFKEKTKSPPASSAASADQHSQSGSSSDNTERGMSRSSSPRGEASSLNGESH
- the YAF2 gene encoding YY1-associated factor 2 isoform X1 yields the protein MGDKKSPTRPKRQPKPSSDEGYWDCSVCTFRNSAEAFKCMMCDVRKGTSTRSTFFEVIVNASRTKEPLKFPISGRKPRPVSQLVAQQVTQQFVPPTQSKKEKKDKVEKEKSEKETTSKKNSHKKTRPRLKNVDRSSAQHLEVTVGDLTVIITDFKEKTKSPPASSAASADQHSQSGSSSDNTERGMSRSSSPRGEASSLNGESH
- the YAF2 gene encoding YY1-associated factor 2 isoform X3; this encodes MGDKKSPTRPKRQPKPSSDEGYWDCSVCTFRNSAEAFKCMMCDVRKGTSTRKPRPVSQLVAQQVTQQFVPPTQSKKEKKDKVEKEKSEKETTSKKNSHKKTRPRLKNVDRSSAQHLEVTVGDLTVIITDFKEKTKSPPASSAASADQHSQSGSSSDNTERGMSRSSSPRGEASSLNGESH